The Flavobacterium marginilacus genome window below encodes:
- a CDS encoding SDR family oxidoreductase, producing the protein MNNKRILLTGITGFLGSHTAIQLLNKGYEVVGTLQSKDRINSIREIIGKKTANIDKLTFAVANLNDSAIWFELTKNIDCVHHIASPFPRELPKHENDLIIPAKQGTLNVLKAASANNVKRVVMVSSIAAIVYGKSKEELNKVFDENDWTDETCSNDTTPYFKSKAIAEKAAWEFIRQNSTNLELVTVCPGAILGPVLENDFGTSANIVIKILDGSSPALPKIGFDIIDVRSAADLLIKAMEKPQAAGNRYIASSGYMTFKEVAMILKEQYPGKKIPTAELPNFAARLFSIFEKSLKPILIELGIKRKTEITKAQKELQWQPLSSKAAVLACAESVFENRILT; encoded by the coding sequence ATGAATAACAAAAGAATTTTACTCACAGGGATTACAGGATTTTTGGGTTCCCACACCGCTATTCAGCTTTTAAACAAAGGGTATGAAGTAGTAGGAACTCTGCAAAGCAAAGACCGGATAAATTCCATTCGGGAAATTATTGGCAAAAAAACGGCGAATATTGACAAACTGACTTTTGCAGTAGCGAATCTTAATGACAGTGCTATTTGGTTCGAACTGACTAAAAATATTGATTGTGTGCATCATATCGCATCGCCTTTTCCGAGAGAACTTCCCAAACACGAAAACGACTTGATTATTCCCGCAAAACAGGGAACGCTGAATGTTTTGAAAGCTGCAAGTGCCAATAATGTAAAACGGGTAGTTATGGTTTCGTCAATTGCTGCCATAGTTTATGGAAAGTCAAAAGAAGAACTGAATAAAGTTTTTGATGAAAACGACTGGACAGATGAAACCTGCAGTAATGACACTACGCCTTATTTTAAAAGTAAAGCAATTGCCGAAAAAGCGGCTTGGGAGTTTATAAGACAAAACAGCACAAATCTGGAATTGGTAACGGTTTGTCCCGGAGCTATTTTAGGGCCTGTTTTGGAAAATGATTTTGGAACATCGGCAAATATCGTCATTAAAATTTTGGACGGAAGTTCGCCGGCCCTGCCAAAAATTGGGTTTGATATCATCGATGTCCGTTCGGCAGCAGATTTGCTGATCAAAGCGATGGAAAAGCCGCAGGCTGCAGGAAACCGTTATATTGCTTCTTCGGGTTATATGACATTCAAGGAAGTGGCTATGATATTGAAAGAGCAGTATCCCGGCAAAAAAATCCCTACAGCTGAACTTCCCAATTTTGCAGCACGATTATTTTCTATCTTTGAAAAATCACTGAAACCAATCTTAATTGAATTGGGAATAAAAAGAAAAACGGAAATCACCAAAGCACAGAAAGAACTTCAGTGGCAGCCTTTGTCATCGAAAGCGGCTGTACTGGCCTGTGCAGAAAGTGTTTTTGAAAACAGAATATTAACATAA
- a CDS encoding Crp/Fnr family transcriptional regulator, whose amino-acid sequence MEKLKSVLGFGGILSAEDIDYIVSNYKCRALKAGEHFQEFHKICNEIVFIENGIVRVYAADENGNEVTKYFVRENQFFVDLESYYTAKPSTDAFQAMTDCETYTISKSVLEKLCDEVPNLFIFIKSLTETALLNKIKDNDFLNFGDAKTKYLEFVRRYPILARQVSQQYIASYLKITPQSLSRLRKELVKGNNR is encoded by the coding sequence ATGGAAAAATTAAAATCAGTTTTGGGTTTTGGCGGTATTCTTTCGGCTGAAGACATTGATTATATCGTATCAAATTACAAATGCAGAGCACTGAAAGCCGGAGAACATTTTCAGGAGTTTCATAAAATTTGCAATGAAATAGTTTTTATCGAAAACGGAATTGTAAGAGTGTATGCAGCTGATGAAAATGGGAACGAGGTGACTAAATATTTCGTAAGAGAGAATCAGTTTTTTGTCGATTTAGAAAGTTATTATACTGCAAAACCTTCTACAGACGCTTTTCAGGCGATGACGGATTGTGAAACCTATACCATTTCCAAATCGGTTCTTGAAAAACTGTGTGATGAGGTTCCTAATCTGTTTATTTTTATAAAAAGCCTGACCGAAACTGCTTTGCTCAATAAAATCAAGGACAATGATTTTTTGAATTTTGGCGATGCAAAAACAAAATATCTTGAATTTGTCAGGCGTTATCCCATATTGGCACGGCAGGTATCGCAGCAGTATATTGCCTCCTATTTGAAAATCACGCCGCAGTCACTAAGCCGGTTGCGGAAAGAACTTGTAAAGGGAAACAATCGGTAA
- a CDS encoding acyltransferase family protein — protein MTDIKPKKHYEILDGLRGVAAILVVAFHIFEAFNGGNRFKQIINHGYLAVDFFFLLSGFVVAYAYDDRWGKMTQWEFYKRRLIRLQPMVIMGMIIGAIFYYFQASDILFPMIAKMEVWKLILTMVIGFTLLPIPPSLEIRGWGEMHPLDGPAWSLFFEYIANILYALIFRKFSNKVLSVFVLIFAGILVNYTVFGSKGDVIGGWSLNLEQMNIGFTRLLYPFFAGILLSRLGKLIHVKGAFWVCSLLIAIGLSVPRIGDENSLWMNGLYESFCIILVFPLIVSIGAGGEIKNPFSLKICKLLGDISYPIYITHYPLVYWYTAWVVDNKVSLENGYVLGIGVLIASILIAYLCLKLYDEPVRNWLQNKFQKKKPVAVE, from the coding sequence ATGACAGATATTAAACCCAAAAAACATTATGAAATTCTAGACGGTTTACGTGGAGTAGCCGCAATTTTAGTCGTTGCTTTTCATATTTTTGAAGCGTTTAACGGCGGAAACCGTTTCAAACAGATTATCAATCATGGCTATCTGGCTGTGGATTTCTTTTTTCTTTTATCAGGATTTGTTGTTGCGTATGCATACGATGACCGCTGGGGAAAAATGACACAATGGGAGTTTTATAAACGGCGTTTGATCCGCTTGCAGCCGATGGTTATTATGGGAATGATTATCGGAGCCATTTTCTATTATTTTCAGGCTTCGGATATTTTGTTCCCGATGATTGCCAAAATGGAAGTCTGGAAATTGATTCTGACGATGGTTATTGGTTTCACATTGCTTCCAATTCCGCCGTCTCTGGAGATCAGGGGCTGGGGCGAAATGCATCCGCTGGATGGTCCTGCGTGGTCGCTGTTTTTTGAATATATAGCCAATATTTTATACGCATTAATTTTTAGAAAATTCTCTAACAAAGTGCTTTCTGTTTTTGTTTTGATTTTTGCCGGAATACTTGTCAATTATACTGTTTTTGGTTCAAAAGGCGATGTAATCGGCGGATGGTCATTGAATTTAGAACAGATGAATATTGGGTTTACCCGTTTGTTGTATCCGTTTTTTGCAGGAATTCTGCTTTCCCGTTTAGGAAAACTAATTCATGTAAAGGGGGCTTTCTGGGTCTGCAGTTTATTGATTGCAATTGGTCTTAGTGTGCCAAGAATTGGAGACGAAAACAGTTTATGGATGAATGGATTATATGAATCTTTCTGTATTATTCTTGTTTTTCCTCTAATTGTTTCAATTGGTGCAGGAGGCGAAATTAAAAACCCGTTTTCCCTTAAAATATGCAAGCTGTTAGGAGATATTTCATATCCAATTTATATCACGCATTATCCGCTCGTTTATTGGTATACCGCTTGGGTTGTAGACAATAAAGTTTCGCTGGAAAATGGTTATGTATTAGGTATAGGAGTTTTAATTGCAAGTATTCTAATAGCTTATTTGTGTTTGAAATTATACGATGAACCTGTACGCAATTGGCTTCAGAACAAATTTCAAAAGAAGAAACCTGTTGCAGTAGAATAA
- a CDS encoding IS1182 family transposase, with protein MAKVIFKSQSINTPELFPINIFDKISENHPVRLVDKIVNSLDISHILKIYKGGGTSAYHPRMMLKVLFYSYLSNTYSCRKIAKALTENIHFMFISGNLTPDFRTINDFRGKILKENIKDLFAEVVKMLVEMGYVSLDIQYIDGTKIEAKSNKYTFVWRGSIEKYKEKLEVKINSILSDIENSILSDNQEVNKEELPKKINSEELKEKLSELNKKLKEPNKKITKELEKLQEEHLPKLEKYEKDLVILGNRNSYSKTDPDATFMRMKEDHMKNGQLKPAYNPQISTENQFITNVTIHQTPNDTTTLKSHLEEFEKMYQKQSKTVVADAGYGSEENYEMLENKDITAYVKYNYFHKEQKKKMKDNPFLVQNLFYNIQQDFYVCPMGQRMENIGSGKRTSANGYESQVSYYQAKRCDGCPLRSLCHKAKGNRTIEVNHRLNQLRAQAKELLMSEKGLEHRSKRPIEVEAVFGQLKNNNKFSRFTFTSIEKVEMEFLLMAIGHNFRKMIAKNNDASKTHLKISFRVLNRAIKVEIHFLNTVTEYFFINQPTQNRFLKFAA; from the coding sequence ATGGCTAAAGTAATATTTAAATCGCAATCGATCAATACACCGGAACTTTTTCCGATAAATATTTTTGATAAAATTTCAGAAAACCATCCTGTCCGCTTAGTGGATAAGATTGTCAATTCATTGGATATAAGTCATATACTTAAAATATATAAAGGAGGAGGCACCTCGGCCTATCATCCCAGAATGATGCTTAAGGTTTTGTTTTACAGTTATTTAAGCAACACTTATTCCTGCCGAAAAATAGCAAAGGCACTTACTGAGAACATTCATTTTATGTTTATTTCAGGCAACTTAACTCCTGATTTTAGAACCATTAACGATTTTAGAGGAAAGATTTTAAAAGAAAACATCAAAGATTTATTTGCAGAGGTGGTCAAAATGCTTGTGGAAATGGGCTATGTCAGTCTGGATATCCAATACATTGATGGAACAAAAATAGAAGCCAAATCCAATAAATACACCTTTGTCTGGCGGGGTTCTATAGAGAAATACAAAGAAAAGCTCGAAGTAAAAATCAACAGTATCTTATCCGACATTGAAAACAGTATTTTATCAGATAATCAAGAAGTCAACAAGGAAGAATTACCAAAAAAAATAAACTCGGAAGAGCTGAAAGAAAAATTATCAGAACTCAATAAAAAACTCAAAGAGCCCAACAAGAAGATAACCAAAGAGCTTGAAAAGCTTCAGGAAGAGCACCTGCCAAAGCTTGAAAAATACGAAAAAGATTTAGTGATTTTAGGCAATAGAAACTCCTACAGTAAGACAGATCCTGACGCTACCTTTATGAGAATGAAGGAAGACCATATGAAAAACGGACAGTTAAAACCTGCATACAATCCTCAGATTTCTACTGAAAATCAATTCATTACCAACGTAACCATTCATCAGACACCTAACGACACTACGACTTTAAAATCCCATTTGGAGGAATTTGAAAAAATGTATCAAAAACAAAGCAAAACAGTTGTAGCCGATGCTGGTTATGGAAGCGAAGAAAACTACGAAATGCTTGAAAATAAAGACATAACGGCCTATGTAAAGTATAATTATTTTCACAAAGAACAGAAGAAAAAAATGAAGGACAATCCGTTTCTTGTCCAGAATTTGTTCTACAATATACAGCAGGATTTTTATGTGTGTCCAATGGGACAAAGAATGGAAAACATTGGCAGTGGAAAACGGACATCGGCCAACGGATACGAATCACAAGTATCTTATTATCAAGCAAAAAGATGTGATGGATGTCCACTTAGAAGTTTGTGCCATAAAGCCAAAGGAAACAGAACAATAGAAGTAAACCACCGCCTGAACCAATTAAGGGCTCAGGCCAAAGAGCTGCTCATGAGCGAAAAAGGACTCGAACACCGAAGCAAACGCCCAATAGAAGTTGAAGCAGTATTCGGACAGCTAAAAAACAACAATAAATTCAGCCGGTTTACTTTCACAAGCATCGAAAAAGTGGAAATGGAATTTCTATTGATGGCTATCGGGCATAATTTCAGAAAAATGATAGCAAAGAACAATGATGCGTCGAAAACTCATCTAAAAATCTCCTTCAGAGTTCTAAATAGAGCTATAAAAGTCGAAATTCACTTTTTAAATACTGTAACAGAATATTTTTTCATTAATCAACCAACCCAAAATCGATTCCTGAAATTTGCAGCATAA
- a CDS encoding GH92 family glycosyl hydrolase, whose protein sequence is MKKFFLSVIFLSFFHTNAQQNLVQYVKPIIGTEKMGHTYPGATVPFGAIQLSPETDTISYELNGKYNGEVYKYCAGYRYEDKTIVGFSHTHLSGTGHSDLGDFLIMPTQGKLQLNPGTASNPKNGYRSAFSHANETAEAGYYKVKLDDENILAEITATTRVGMHQYTFQKSDESHIILDLMAGIYNYNDKNVWTYVRVVNDTLVTGYRQTNGWARTKTVYFAMAFSKPFTQYGQKNYEAKQAYRGFWGKFDQNKNFPEIAGKQIRMYFDFKTNEAEKIKIKFAISPVSQENALQNMKAEIKDWDFEKVKTQAQAIWNKELNKIKITAPDDVKVNFYTAMYHTFINPTVYTDVNGEYKGLDQGTHKTDGFTNYSTFSLWDTYRALHPFFNIIQPSRNNDMVKSMLAHYAQSSLHMLPIWSHYANDNWCMSGYHSVSVIADAVIKGVYNGDPNEALQACVTTAKHRDYEGIGYYMDLGYIPAEKSGVSVSNTLEYAYDDWCIAQLAKKLNQPEIYNEFIKRSENWKNNFESKTGFMQPKLADGTFKKEFDALSTNGQGFIEGNSWNYSFFAPHNPEALINLMGGKKLFASRLDTLFTMHLPDSFFAETEDITREGIIGGYVHGNEPAHHVAYFYNWTDQPWKTQAQVRKILNMQYKPAPDGLGGNDDCGQMSAWYIFSSLGFYPVAPGSDQYALGSPLVNKAELTLDNGKTFTVEAINQSAKNVYVQKVLLNGQLIHSLSINHADITNGSKITFYMGSKPKIK, encoded by the coding sequence ATGAAAAAATTCTTTCTCTCTGTCATATTCTTAAGTTTCTTTCATACCAATGCACAGCAGAATCTGGTTCAATATGTAAAACCAATTATCGGCACTGAAAAAATGGGACACACTTATCCCGGTGCAACAGTACCATTTGGAGCCATTCAGCTCAGCCCGGAAACCGATACAATCTCTTATGAATTGAATGGAAAATACAACGGCGAAGTTTATAAATACTGTGCCGGATACCGCTATGAAGATAAGACCATAGTCGGTTTTAGCCACACACATTTAAGCGGAACGGGGCATTCAGATCTTGGTGATTTTTTGATAATGCCTACGCAGGGAAAACTGCAGTTAAATCCAGGAACAGCTTCTAATCCAAAAAACGGCTATCGTTCGGCATTTTCTCATGCTAATGAAACTGCCGAAGCCGGCTATTATAAAGTAAAATTAGACGATGAAAATATTTTAGCCGAAATAACCGCCACAACCCGAGTTGGCATGCATCAGTATACTTTCCAAAAATCAGATGAAAGCCATATTATATTGGATTTAATGGCTGGAATTTATAATTATAATGATAAAAATGTCTGGACGTATGTTAGAGTTGTAAACGACACTCTGGTTACAGGCTACAGGCAGACGAACGGTTGGGCAAGAACAAAAACCGTTTATTTTGCTATGGCTTTTTCCAAACCTTTCACTCAATACGGTCAGAAGAATTATGAGGCCAAACAAGCGTACAGAGGTTTTTGGGGAAAATTTGATCAGAATAAAAACTTCCCTGAAATAGCCGGAAAACAAATCAGAATGTATTTTGATTTTAAAACCAATGAAGCTGAAAAAATTAAAATAAAATTTGCAATATCTCCAGTAAGCCAGGAAAACGCGCTGCAAAATATGAAGGCAGAAATAAAAGACTGGGATTTCGAAAAAGTAAAAACCCAAGCACAAGCCATTTGGAACAAAGAACTGAATAAAATTAAAATCACTGCTCCCGATGATGTCAAAGTTAATTTTTATACCGCCATGTATCATACTTTTATAAATCCTACAGTTTATACTGATGTAAACGGTGAATATAAAGGCCTGGATCAAGGCACGCATAAAACTGACGGTTTTACCAATTACAGCACTTTTTCACTGTGGGATACTTATAGAGCACTGCATCCTTTTTTCAATATTATTCAGCCTTCGCGAAACAATGATATGGTAAAATCAATGCTGGCACATTATGCCCAAAGCAGTCTTCACATGCTGCCTATCTGGTCACATTATGCCAATGATAACTGGTGTATGAGCGGTTATCACAGTGTATCTGTAATTGCCGATGCGGTTATAAAAGGAGTTTATAACGGTGATCCAAACGAAGCTTTACAAGCCTGCGTTACTACTGCAAAACATCGGGATTATGAAGGTATTGGCTATTATATGGACTTAGGATATATTCCTGCCGAAAAAAGCGGTGTCTCGGTATCAAATACTTTGGAATATGCATACGATGACTGGTGCATCGCCCAGCTAGCCAAAAAACTGAATCAGCCTGAAATTTACAATGAGTTTATAAAACGCTCTGAAAACTGGAAAAATAATTTTGAATCAAAAACCGGTTTTATGCAGCCTAAACTGGCAGACGGTACTTTCAAAAAAGAATTTGATGCTTTGAGTACCAATGGTCAGGGATTTATTGAAGGCAACAGCTGGAATTACAGCTTTTTTGCACCGCATAATCCAGAAGCCTTAATTAATTTAATGGGCGGAAAAAAACTGTTTGCTTCTCGATTAGACACTTTATTTACAATGCATTTACCTGATTCGTTTTTTGCCGAAACAGAAGATATTACCCGAGAAGGAATCATTGGCGGGTACGTTCATGGCAATGAGCCTGCGCACCACGTTGCTTATTTTTATAATTGGACAGACCAGCCTTGGAAAACACAAGCGCAGGTCCGAAAAATTTTAAATATGCAGTACAAACCAGCTCCCGATGGATTGGGCGGAAATGACGATTGCGGACAAATGAGTGCCTGGTATATTTTCTCTTCACTGGGATTCTATCCTGTTGCTCCGGGATCTGATCAATATGCATTGGGATCGCCTCTTGTGAATAAAGCAGAACTCACATTGGATAACGGTAAAACTTTTACAGTTGAAGCCATTAATCAAAGTGCCAAAAATGTCTATGTTCAAAAAGTGCTTTTGAACGGACAGCTTATCCATAGTTTATCTATCAATCATGCTGATATAACTAATGGTTCCAAAATAACCTTCTATATGGGCTCAAAGCCTAAAATAAAATAG
- a CDS encoding ThuA domain-containing protein has protein sequence MIFQKNYFQRIGLYMFLFLFSNLINAQKQFKVLLITETAGWYHESIEAGVVAINELAATHNFEVNRQQNSEKITENKLKNYDAVIFLSTTYNIFDESEKTAFQKFIQSGKGFVGIHAASDTEYDWEWYTKLVGRMFYIHPRQQTAKLVILNHDFPGLESFPKSLLWTDEWYEFGPEKVSGLKYLIAVDEKTYDPAVVWKRGSNDLVGKGMGNFHPISWYHEFDGGRSFYTALGHIDNVYKNHWFLEHLYGGIYYAATGKGL, from the coding sequence ATGATTTTTCAAAAGAATTATTTTCAAAGAATTGGGCTGTATATGTTTTTATTTCTGTTTTCAAATCTAATAAACGCACAAAAACAGTTTAAGGTTTTATTAATAACCGAAACAGCCGGCTGGTATCATGAATCGATTGAAGCGGGAGTTGTTGCAATTAATGAATTAGCGGCAACGCATAATTTTGAAGTTAACCGGCAGCAAAATTCAGAAAAGATCACGGAGAATAAATTAAAGAACTATGATGCTGTAATTTTTTTGAGCACAACTTATAATATTTTTGATGAAAGTGAAAAAACTGCATTTCAAAAATTTATTCAGTCTGGTAAAGGATTTGTTGGAATACACGCCGCATCCGATACAGAATACGATTGGGAATGGTATACCAAGCTTGTTGGAAGAATGTTTTACATACACCCAAGACAGCAGACTGCAAAACTTGTCATATTGAATCATGATTTTCCCGGATTGGAAAGTTTTCCAAAGTCTCTTTTATGGACAGATGAATGGTACGAATTTGGTCCGGAAAAAGTATCAGGGCTTAAATATCTCATTGCTGTTGATGAAAAAACATATGATCCTGCTGTAGTTTGGAAAAGAGGCTCAAATGATCTGGTTGGAAAAGGAATGGGTAATTTCCACCCAATTTCATGGTATCATGAATTTGATGGCGGGAGATCATTCTATACTGCTTTGGGACATATAGATAATGTATATAAAAATCATTGGTTTTTAGAGCATTTGTATGGCGGAATTTACTACGCAGCTACTGGAAAAGGATTATAG